The window GATAAATTCCGCCGAAAGCGGTCCTGTAGTATCCCCTTTAGACAACATGGTATTTTGAATATAAATTCCATCCGAAGTGGTGAATCCTACTCTATAGCCATTACTTTTTACAATATGTGAGATCAGTCTTGTAGTGGTTGTTTTCCCATTGGTTCCCGTTACCGCAATAATCGGAATGGTAAAAGGTTTACCCTGCGGATAAAGCATATCTACCACAGGTGCTGCCACGTTTCTAGGCAGGCCTTCACTTGGAGCAAGATGCATTCTGAATCCCGGTGCTGCATTCACTTCAATGATAGCTCCGCCACTTTCCTTTAAAGGCTGGGTAAGATTCTCCGCCATCACATCAATACCGCAAACATCCAATCCGATAATTTTGGAAATTCTTTCAGCCATTGTGATGTTTTCCGGATGCACCATATCTGTTACATCAATTGAAGTTCCTCCGGTGGAAAGATTAGCGGTTGATTTTAAATAAACAACTTCTCCTTTCTGAGGAACCGTTTCAAGCGTATACTGAAGCTTATCAAGCAGTTCCAGCGTATCTTTATCTACCTCAATTTCGGTAAGGACATTTTCATGGCCATACCCTCTTCTTGGGTCTTTGTTTTCTTTTTCAATAAGCTGCTGAAGGTTCAGTTCACCGTCTCCTACCACATGGGCAGGAACTCTTCTTGCTGCGGCCACCATTTTATTATTGATAACCAGAATTCGGAAATCGTAGCCGGTAATATATTTCTCAACAATTACTTTTCTTGAATATTTCTGGGCATGTTCCAGACCAATTTTAGCAGCCTCCCATTCTGTAACATTGATGGAGGAGCCTTTTCCATGGTTTCCATCCAAAGGTTTCAGCACAACAGGATAACCTATTTTTCTGATCACAGCATCCAATCCCTCTTCGTCTACCACTAAATCTCCGGTAGGAACCGGAATAGCCGCATCGTGAAGCATTCTTTTAGTCAGCTCTTTATTACAGGCAATGTCTACAGCAATAGAACTTGTTTTTCCTGTAATGGTAGCCTGAAATCTCTGCTGATTGACTCCATACCCAAGCTGTACCAGAGAATTTGTCCCCAGCCTGATCCATGGGATTCTTCTTGAGGCAGCCTCTTCTACAATACTTCCGGTAGAGGGGCCAAGACGCACACGTTCCCTGATTTCCTTTAAACGGTGAATACATGCGTTCAGATCGTAATCTTTTCCTTCTATTAATGCTTCGGCAATCTTTACAGATTCTTCTGCGGCATAAATCCCTGCATTTTCTTCAATATAATTGAATACCACGTTATACACTCCCGGAGTTTTTGTTTCGCGGGTTCTTCCAAACCCTACATCCATTCCTGCAAGGGTTTGTATTTCCAAAGCAATATGCTCAATGACGTGTCCCATCCAGGTTCCTGTTTCCACTCTATGGAAAAAGCCTCCTTCCACTCCTTCCGAGCATCGGTGGGTAATCAATGAAGGAATTAATTTTTCAATCCTCTCGCGGAAACCTTCTATTTTATTGGTAGGATAATCCTCCATTTTTTCCAGGTCTAACCTCATCTGTATCAGCTTCTTTCTTCTGATACTCCAGATGTTAGGACCTCTCAGTGCCTGAATCTTTTCGATTTTCATAGTCTATTGGCAATTTAACATTTAATAATAACTCCTTTCACAATCAAAGATAATGTAAAACCCTAAAAAAAACCATACATCAATTAAAGATTTATTAAAAAAATATTAATTTCCATTAACATTTCTAAATCGTTAAAAATCAACGAAAGATGGCACGAATTTGGCCAGTGAATGTGAATTATTTTTTAATTTTGTACAATGATGAAACCTGTAGGAAAATTAATAGTTATCGGAGGAGCTGTAAACAAAGGAAGTTTTGCTGAAACCGATTATGATCAAAATATCGAAAAGAATCTTAATTTTTTTGAGCGTGGGATCTTAAGAAAGATCATCAACGAATCGAAACACAAAGAAAACTCTGTGATTGAAATAGTCACAACTGCATCTCAAATCCCTCAGATTGTAGGTTCTGAATACAAAAAAGCATTTGAGTTTCTGGGTGCCAAAAATGTAAATGTCCTGGATATCCACAACCGTGAGGAGGCCAATTCTGATGCAATGGTGGCAAGAGCCAATGCTGCCGATGTTATGATGTTCACCGGAGGAGACCAGCTGAGACTTACTTCTATTCTGGGAGGAACAAGATTTCATGACACGATTCTATTAAAATACCAGGAACAGGACTTTATCTATTCCGGAACTTCTGCAGGTGCAGCCGCTGCTTCCGAAAATATGATCTATCAGGGAAGCAGTTCTGAGGCTCTTTTAAAAGGAGAAATCAAAACTACGCAAGGACTGGGTTTAATAGACAATGTTATTATTGATACTCACTTCGTACAGCGCGGAAGAATCGGACGTCTTTTCCAGGCAGTGGTAAACAATCCAAGAACTTTGGGAATAGGGTTGGGTGAAGATACCGGGCTTTACATTCATAATGATGTAATGACCGCTGTAGGCTCCGGTCTTGTGATCTTAGTGGACGGACGATTCATTAAAGACACCAATCTTACCAACATCAACCTTGGAGAGCCTATTTCTATTGATAATTTAACGGTACACGTAATGTCTATGAATGATCATTATGATCTTACAACAAAGAAATTAACCATCGAAAATTCCCAGTTCAATCCGATACCACAGGATAAGTAGTGCGGGATGCGGGTTACGAGGTAGTGAGATGCGAGGTGCGGGGTTTCGAGGTCTTATAAATAACCGGAATTAGTTTTCCAAGGACTATAAACTCGAAAACCCGAAACCCGAAACTCGTATTAACACAGCATTTAAATAAAATCCTTTTCTTTGTATTAATAACCGGGAATCGTATTATTGGCAGTCATAAATACAGAATTCCGGAACACGAAACCTATATCTATTATGAAAATCATTATCCACGGCGGTTTTTTTTCAGAAAGCGACCAAAGCCATGAAGTAAAAACAGCTAAACAGAACTCATTAAAACAAATTGCTCAAAAGGCATTTGATTATCTTACAACACATTCTGCTTTCGATACGGTTGCCTATGCCGTTTCACTGCTGGAAGATGATCCTTTATACAATGCAGGAATCGGTTCCCAGATTCAGAGTGACGGTGTTATCCGTATGAGTGCTGCTATTATGAACGGAAGCACTCAGAAACTAAGTGGGGTGATTAATATTCAAAATGTACAGAACCCAATTTTTGTGGCCAAAGATCTCATCAATGAAGATGACCGGGTTTTAGGAGGAAATGGTGCCAAAATTTATGCTACTGAGAATGGTTTTGAAAATTTTTCTACGGAAATTCCCCAGAGAAGAAAAGAATACGAAGCTAAACTTGCTAACGGAGGAAAAGGAACCGTAGGCTGTGTAGCCCTTGATAAAGACGGAAAACTTGCTGTTGCTACTTCTACAGGAGGCAAAGGTTTCGAGATTCCGGGAAGAATTTCAGATTCTGCCACAGTGGCCGGAAATTATGCCAATGCTTTCTGCGCAGTGAGCTGTACAGGTGTAGGTGAAGATATTGTAAGCAATGCTACTGCGGCAAAAATTGTAACAAGAGTTACAGACGGAATGAACCTTCAACAGGCTTTCAGCAGAACATTTGATGAGCTTAAAACCATTGACGGCTTCGCAGGTGCCATTGCTATTGATAAAGACGGAACTGTTTATCATCAGGATTCCTATCCTACTATGGTTTTCGCCAGTTTTGACGGAGAAAATTTTGAAGTCTTTTCTTAAATTTAACATTTTTTTATAAGTCCATTTATTTTTTTGGCACGTATTTTACATTATTGATAACAACAAATTGTAATAGTAATAACATAAAAAAATAGAAATCATGGGAAACAAAGCAAAAGGACTATTAGCTTTATTAGGTTTAGGAGCATTAGCTTACTGGAAATATAAGAACTCAAGTCCTGAAGATCAGCAAGCGGTAAAAGATAAAATTAATACAGCAAAAGACAATCTTAACAAATGGGGAAATGACCTTAAGAGCAAAGCCAATGACGTTGCTTCTCAGGTTCAGAGTAAAGTAGACGAAGCCAAAACAAAGGCTGAAGATTCTCTTAGCTAATTAACAAGAGCAGTTTTTTTTAACATTCATATATAGGAAAAAGTCATCGTAATGATCATTACGATGACTTTTTATTTTTAATTTAATTACAAGAAAAGGAAGTAGTGAAGAAAATTTCAAATTTTTTCTTGCTTAATTTCAATGGTGAAAAACACATTATTTCTTTTCGGCAGCCAGG of the Chryseobacterium aureum genome contains:
- a CDS encoding cyanophycinase → MKPVGKLIVIGGAVNKGSFAETDYDQNIEKNLNFFERGILRKIINESKHKENSVIEIVTTASQIPQIVGSEYKKAFEFLGAKNVNVLDIHNREEANSDAMVARANAADVMMFTGGDQLRLTSILGGTRFHDTILLKYQEQDFIYSGTSAGAAAASENMIYQGSSSEALLKGEIKTTQGLGLIDNVIIDTHFVQRGRIGRLFQAVVNNPRTLGIGLGEDTGLYIHNDVMTAVGSGLVILVDGRFIKDTNLTNINLGEPISIDNLTVHVMSMNDHYDLTTKKLTIENSQFNPIPQDK
- a CDS encoding isoaspartyl peptidase/L-asparaginase, whose amino-acid sequence is MKIIIHGGFFSESDQSHEVKTAKQNSLKQIAQKAFDYLTTHSAFDTVAYAVSLLEDDPLYNAGIGSQIQSDGVIRMSAAIMNGSTQKLSGVINIQNVQNPIFVAKDLINEDDRVLGGNGAKIYATENGFENFSTEIPQRRKEYEAKLANGGKGTVGCVALDKDGKLAVATSTGGKGFEIPGRISDSATVAGNYANAFCAVSCTGVGEDIVSNATAAKIVTRVTDGMNLQQAFSRTFDELKTIDGFAGAIAIDKDGTVYHQDSYPTMVFASFDGENFEVFS
- a CDS encoding YtxH domain-containing protein; the encoded protein is MGNKAKGLLALLGLGALAYWKYKNSSPEDQQAVKDKINTAKDNLNKWGNDLKSKANDVASQVQSKVDEAKTKAEDSLS
- the cphA gene encoding cyanophycin synthetase, coding for MKIEKIQALRGPNIWSIRRKKLIQMRLDLEKMEDYPTNKIEGFRERIEKLIPSLITHRCSEGVEGGFFHRVETGTWMGHVIEHIALEIQTLAGMDVGFGRTRETKTPGVYNVVFNYIEENAGIYAAEESVKIAEALIEGKDYDLNACIHRLKEIRERVRLGPSTGSIVEEAASRRIPWIRLGTNSLVQLGYGVNQQRFQATITGKTSSIAVDIACNKELTKRMLHDAAIPVPTGDLVVDEEGLDAVIRKIGYPVVLKPLDGNHGKGSSINVTEWEAAKIGLEHAQKYSRKVIVEKYITGYDFRILVINNKMVAAARRVPAHVVGDGELNLQQLIEKENKDPRRGYGHENVLTEIEVDKDTLELLDKLQYTLETVPQKGEVVYLKSTANLSTGGTSIDVTDMVHPENITMAERISKIIGLDVCGIDVMAENLTQPLKESGGAIIEVNAAPGFRMHLAPSEGLPRNVAAPVVDMLYPQGKPFTIPIIAVTGTNGKTTTTRLISHIVKSNGYRVGFTTSDGIYIQNTMLSKGDTTGPLSAEFILKDPTVEFAVLETARGGILRSGLGFSQCDIGVLTNIEEDHLGMNDIHSLKDLTKVKRVVLDSVKKSGWSILNADNEYSMKIVNDLDSNVAIFSMDENNPHIVKFAKEGRITCVYEEGFVTIKKGDWKIRIGKAKDFPITMEGKARFMIENVLAASLASYLYGFGIEDISNSLRTFIPSAQLTPGRLNVFKFKNFKVLIDFAHNPSGYEAIEDYLKNVESTKKIGIISGVGDRRDNDIRECGKIAGRMFDHIIIRNEKHLRGRTEDEINGLIIEGMQSAGKDVSYEIIPKEIEALKHAMGMAEEGTFITALSDVISNAIDLVQEYQARELLEDEKNG